A window of the Schistocerca nitens isolate TAMUIC-IGC-003100 chromosome 5, iqSchNite1.1, whole genome shotgun sequence genome harbors these coding sequences:
- the LOC126259381 gene encoding RNA-binding protein 1-like: MSRYREWDPSCKVYVGNLGSSASKYEIESAFSKYGPLRDVWVARNPPGFAFVEFEDARDAEDAVRGLDGMRMCGTRVRVEMSTGGSRRPVNSGRRRSRSRTPRRRSHSRSRSRSRTPRRSRSDSRDRR; encoded by the coding sequence ATGTCTCGTTACAGGGAATGGGATCCTTCATGCAAAGTGTATGTTGGAAATTTAGGAAGCAGTGCTTCTAAATACGAAATTGAATCTGCGTTCAGCAAGTACGGCCCTTTGAGAGACGTGTGGGTTGCAAGAAATCCACCAGGCTTTGCATTCGTAGAGTTCGAGGATGCGAGGGACGCCGAGGATGCTGTTAGAGGATTGGATGGCATGAGGATGTGTGGAACACGTGTGAGAGTTGAAATGTCCACCGGCGGTAGTCGACGACCAGTAAACTCTGGCCGAAGGCGCTCAAGATCACGGACGCCACGCAGACGCTCTCACAGCCGCTCAAGATCCCGCAGCCGCACTCCAAGGCGCTCTCGTTCGGATTCAAGAGATAGAAGATGA